The sequence GAGAGAGAGCGAGATTTCTTGTACGTAGATGTGGACATGTCAGAGAGGCTGGACTTTTCTGTTATAGCAGATAACAGATATAACAGATAACTCAGACACAGATTACTACAAACACATTACTGTAGCTCAAATGTTGGAAGAATACTGTTGTTTCTGACCTGCATCCACTTTGTCTGAGCCCAGATCATCAGAGTGAGAAGGCTGCCTGCGGAGGCCTCTTTGTGGATGAGCCTCACCCAGAACATGGGCCACCGACACCAAGGAGATAGCTTGGCTCTCCTGTAACACGAACCCAAATCAGTTTTTGACAAAACATCCGTTCATTCGTAAACCTTCTACAACTTCACATGGACTGGGGTTAAGCTGATAAAGTAGAATTATTAGGCTGCTACATTGCAATGTATTTTCTCCTACTCCTCTTAACTTGCTGCTTCTGGCTATCGGTGAGTTTGTCTATCCACTGGGTGTTGGTTGTTGTACATCAGTAAGGAATTTGGTCATGAATTTGGTCTTGATTTCCTGTATGTAGACGACCTGCTGTTAAACGCTTCTCGTGCTCTTAGGAATGCCTTTACTTTGAATGAAGCGGAatgaagcagagcagcacaacaacaaaactaaaaGAGACGTTTTTGCACAATCCATTTCAGTCAAACCACAGTCTGGAGCAGACacgggcaaaaaaaaaaaaaacaccacagtacCGGATTGAAGAGCTCAGTGGTCAGACCGAGGTAGTTGTGTAAGGCAAGGAAGGTCACTCTCTGGAGGCGCACCATGATTATCTacagggaacaggagggaaacaagacaacacacacacacacacacagaaaatacataTGGATACAGATTCTGAGGCTGCCTGTGCTTTTGTTGCATGTTATGCAATGAAATGCCTGCGACTCGCTTGATAAATCAAATACTCGTTGTTGGTGGACACTTTACCTGGGTGACACGGACCAGAGTTTCAGGATATTTGTCAAAGACAGACTGGAAGGCTGCAGCTGGGAGACGCAGGACGGTGGAGGGAACCGCAGCTCTTGCAGACACCGTTTTGTACGGTGCTGGATAGCCCTGAAATACAGGAAATACAGCATGTAGTGTGATGAGTTACAGACATACAAATTATGGAcatggaaaaccaaaacaataaaaaaagtgaataaaagagGGGCTGGTGTACTGAACGATGAAAACACATCTACAACACGAGAGCATTTCAATGCGTTCATGTCATATGTTTGGTGGAGATGAAGACATACAGTGATGATGTCCAGGATACTGAGCAAACTGTGAACACTGTCTCCCGGTAAAACTTCCTTCACCACAGCGTCTGTGCCATCCTGCAGTAAGAAGTCAGGAGAGCAGAACACAGATCACAGCACAGCTAAGATTTCCAGCACACTGGTCACCAATAGCACAAAACAGTAAGCACTAATCCATCGCTGAGTATGAAATATTCCTGTGATTTCTGTGAAACAGCAGGCACTGAGGCCAGCCCTGTGGTCTTACACTCTCGTGGATGCACAGTTCCAGGCGGCCATCTTGAACCACGTAAATACTGTCGTCAGTGTCACCCGGTCGGAAGAGTCCCTCGCCCTGGTGCAGCGGGATTAGCACCATGTGACGACACAGCTCCAGGAAAAGAGGCTTCTCGAAGTGGCCAAGCACCCTGTTTACAACACACGTGTACATATGGCCTCCTTATATCATTactattgataataataataataaataataatgcattttatttgtaggGCACTTTACATTtgcaaatctcaaagtgctacataaaACACCAATGGGCAAATCAACAATTGAAAAATCAGTCAGTATcataaaaagagcaaaagagaagagTTTTATGTCCTCTTTTAAAGGACTCTACAGTCTGTGGTGCCCTCAGATGGTCTGGGAGCCCGGTCTCTCATGGTGGCGAGTTTGGTCCTGGGGATGTGGAGATGAGATGAGTTACCGTGGATGCACTGGTGGGTGAGGAGGCAGATCTTGTGTTGTATTCTGGCAGGGACAGGGAGCCAATGGAGGGAACGCAGGACTGGTGTGATGTGGACGTGTTTTTTGGTCTTTCTAAGTAGTCTGGCAGCACTGTTCTGGATGGACTGGAGCTTCTGaaggtttttgtttgaaatgccaAAGAGGAGTGAACTGCAGTAGTCCAGCCTGGAGGAGATAAAGGCATGGCCAAGTTTTTCTGCGTCGGGCTGGGTGAGTGATGGACGGAGGCTTGCAATGTTTTTGAGATGAAGAAATGAGGTTTTGCACAGGCGTTTAATGTGGGAGTCAAAGGAGAGGTGGGGGTCAAACCGGACACCAAGGTtggtgacagcagaggagagtggGATGTCCTGACCAGAAAGTTATGGCTGCTATGGGAGATGACTGGAGATGATGGGGAGTGCCAACTAATATGGCCTCAGTTTTGGAGCTGTTGAGTTGAAGAAAATTCTGGTTCATCCATGCCTTTATCTCCTGCTACCCTGCAGGAGGGTGAGCGTGGAAAGTGATGATGGGGGCGAGGTGGATGGTGAAGCAGAAGAGGGGTGAGGGTCCATTTTTATGTAAAGTTGGGTGTCGTCAGCGTAGCAGTGGAAGGATATTCCGTAGCGGCTGATGACCTGGCCAAGGGGAAGCATGTACAGTGTGAAGAGGGAGGGGCCAAGGACCGACCCTTGTGGAACCCCGCAGATGACTGTCTGAGTCCTTGATTTGGCTTCACCGATGGAGATGTATTCAGTCCTGTTAGTGAGGTAGGACCTCAATAGTCACGTTTCCACTGATACAGACAAAATGCTTGACtgtgacatttctttttcagtaCTGGAAATCAGTCACATTTTAATACAGACCAACTATTCTCTATTCATTTTTACTTGTTACTATGGGAGTGCATAGGAACTGTGCTCCTGTTCATGTGGAGGAAGGAAATGAAGTTTTACTTGCCTGACATTTTTCAGCATGTACAGCACCTCAGAGGGCAGATGGGAGCTCTGCACATCAAACTCAGTCAAATCAGCCTCCAGCAGGCAGGGAGGAGGTTCTTTAGGCTGCAGGGTGGGGGGCTCCCTCCGAATGTGCAGGATCCTAACATCAGCACACGCATGTAAAACACAGAGCAAGGTTGAAACATTGTACTTGattgaaaaatgattttctctGAGTTTAAGCTGTTCTTAGAATTTGAGACATACTATCTACTGTATATCCTACGGTCTACAGTAGAGCTAATATTTAGTGGTTGCTGGATACCTTTTCTCCTGTTCTCTGGTATCTTAAAATACCAGCTTATCTTGACAAAataagattattttgtcaaacagcTGTTCTGTGGAAACCATGTCCATAATTCAAAGCACTTTGCAAGTTTGTTATGAAAgatattattattcttttgtaattattattatcattattattattattgctattattcCATTCTAAAGAAAGCTCAAAGTGTATCTTCTGTCTACACCAAATGCATGAAAAGGGACTCACTTGCGAGCTATAGACAGGACTTTGgttctctttctcactctttgCCGAGACACTGAGTTGGAATTAGAAGCAGGGACTGAGGACAACGTCTGAACCTGCAACAATCACAGTAAAAGGTTGGTTGATATTCAGGGTGCAGGGGTATGCTTTGGTGATGTCTTGACCCTTTATCTAGCACAAATGTCAGGCCAAAATTTCCACTTCTACACGAGAAATACCAACATGTAATTGGAGGAGATACCAAATAACGTGAAAAGACGATAAAAACAACGACATGTAATAGCCCAAAGTAGAAAGGAAAAGACCCTTCAGCAAAGGGAGCACTGTGTGATGGGTGCAGCActtgtgtacagtgtgtgtctggaaGAGACACTGTAGAGGAAGCAGCTGAACATTCGCTGTGTGATATTTGTATATAGACTTAAACTTGTGGCCGTCAGCTCTCTGTAAACAGCCTTGCTGTTGTCTATCAGTGCTGTGATCTGAGACCAGCGTCTGTAACCTGAGCTCAGCTCCAGCGTGTGCCCCTCATGTCTCATCATTACATTTGAGTCACGCACCTACGCATCCATTTTTCTGAAAGATAAATACCTGGTGACATTTGACAAATCCAGGCTATTTAACAATATTTATAGCCGTTTGAAAAGTATTTCCTGAAGACTCTTCTAACCATCTGAATGAAACTATATTGTGTCTGCCTCACAATGAAAGGAGATTTTTAACCCAGTTTCTTAGTTGTGAATCTATTTTCTCTTTCCCAGAGATGGTGGCAGTGAAGCTAGAAGTCACGATATGacaagaaaaatagaaacatgtAATTgtgctttgaaataaaaaataatggaaagtAAGGAtgaaagaatagaaaataaaaacctcagTTGGGTTCATGTAACATAAACTAAGCAAGGACATACAAATGTATCATTTCCAGCAACCATCTTTGCCTTGGTTGGAAACACAGTTGAAACTTGGGAAAGGTTAAAACTCGTCTTTATGATGCAGTGAACAGAACAGTTCAACAGTTAAAAGAGTCTTTAAAGGAGTCTTTCAGGACAGTGGAAAGTCTTGTTAAAGGACCTTGTGGGTTTATCACATCTTAGTAAACCTGATGCTTGTTTCTGTGACACAAAAGTGAGGCAGGGGATGTTAACAACCCAGTTAGCCAAGCCCCTGATGGACCGTCAGCCTCCTTAAAGCACTGAATACAACATGGATACAAACTGTGGACTGACCGTTAAAAGAAACCTTGAGTGGGATGTCTCAGAAGGCACTGACCTTTCTCATGATCTTTCGGCCGTAGAACATCACCTTGTCTCTCTTCCTGAAGCGATAGTGAGGAACGCCGGCCTCCACCTCTGAAACACACCAGGCATCCTCTGTAAGATGCTATGCAATCTGTCGTATGAACTGTACCGTCTGTGCTCCTCATATGAGCGGTGCACTGATGTCGCTGACTAATGTTGTAAATCCTGTCTGATTAAATCACCGTGCTGCTTCAGGGGCTTTTGAAACCTGAGATTAACAACACTCATGCACAGACtacttgatttgtttttcttttgcatgaACATGGTCTCATTACAtacatttgatatttaaaaatattagcAACCACTAAAACCACAAAATTATTGATACTGGAAATTTTTCAATAACCAGTTTGAGCTGATACAATGCATGCTAATGTTGCCTCTAAAGCACTGACTTATGGTAAAACCATCTAATACTGTAACAATCATCACTCTGACCCAACACCTAGCCATGCTTTCACAGTGTATTTGGGTGTGTTTTGCACATCTTTGCACACTGAACATGTCTGGATACAAATACACTCTGGAACACAGGAGGGTGTACAGTGTGCAGGCCACTGACTTGACTGTCTGTATCTTCTGTAAAGAAGGAACACAACAACTCCAACGATAAAAACAGCTGTCACAGCTCCAATCAGCACAGCTGTCCACtggaagagaaacacacacaagattcAGAATATTTAAACAAGCTCTATTCAGGTCTTTGATAACAAAAAATCTACCATCAGAACCCTCTTATTTATTGTGCATATCCGTGTGGCTATGCCACATTGTTGCTACATGACAAGAACATAAATACCATGACATAAATGTCATCCATGTGTTGCCAGTACATCCTTTCCGACATCTGACAACACACATATTAATTACATTCATTAAAACCAATTAAACATTTGCAAATACTGTCCCAGTGCAACCATTAGGGTCAAAAAATGAATGGTCTGCATTTACCATGTTGGCTTCTGTCCTTTCCTCCAAATACTGCTGCATCCTGGCCTTGATCTCACTGCCGAGAGGAACCTGGCTCTGAGACATCAACATGGAGACAACACCGAGAGACTGAAATCAGCAGGACTGAATCATTGCATGTAAAGGAATTAAGGAGTGCGGGAACAGAACCAGGACTGGGACAGCAGGGTTCAGGTGAAAGTATAACTAGGGTTATAACCACTGCTATATCATCATAATGTTGTACCTAAATGCCTTGCTATGGTCACAGATGTGGAGCTGTATTTTCAGACAATGAAGTGCAGTGAATGGTGTCATACTGGGTATATACTGCAGCTCTCTTCTTCATCACTGTCTTCCATGCCTGCTAAAAAAGGTAGCGCAGTAATAACAAAAGCATTTAGACTATAAAGAGTAACTTTATGTCAGACCACgacaacatttaaaaagggGGAAAATGCATTCAGACTTGATAATAAGTTAATAATAAGATAATTACTTGCTAACACTGCAGTGTATTTTGACGAAGCTGCTGTGACGTTACACTAGACCCAAGCAACTTTAGTGCCTTGCTCCACCCCACCGACCCTCACAGTGTCACAGGGCAGAGGGCTTCAGTAATCTGGGTTAAAGATCACCCAGCCAACccaacacactgctgctgcactgacacactaacaGCCCATAGAGACAAGAAGACCTGTCCACTGACACTGAGTGACAGAGGGCTGTCCAAAGGGAGACATCTGTGTCTGTCATCTCTGAGTACCTCTTCTCTCACACATTGATCAACATTGATTTTCCATGTTGACTTAGCCTGACGTGTTTTTGTGCCAGACCGTgcacgcgcacacgcacgcacgcgcgcacacacacacacacacacacacacacacacggggttTAGATGTTGTGTGGTGTAGGTGAAGTCCAGTGAGTTTACACTGATACAGTTGAATTTGACCTAAGTTTGGCACTCTTTTAATGTTAAAACGAGCCAACACAAAGTTTGGACTTCTCCAACGTCGGTGCTCACACACTGACCTAGTCAACAGGAGGACGGACCACAGCCAGCGGAAAACTGCGGTGACGGAGTCcgtaacaaacacacaagcacacgacACAATTTCCGCTTACTCTTTTCGACTGAACCGACAAAACCATTTTCCTACCTTTGTTGTGTCAAAGTTTGTGTGTACGGCTAACCTACATGTCTGACAACAGAGACCGATCGGTGAGAACTATCTGCATGTCCTGTCAtacctgtcaaaataaaagccatacTGGTATGAATGTACGGAGAACCACTAAGACgtaagacctttatttgtcacatacgCAGTTATGCACAGTATAGTGCGCAGTGAAATGTTCcgagtgcctgttccagactgaaacaataatagaaataaaaataaagtatacAATAAGCACACAAGGTGAAACAATAAGAGGAGAAACACaaagtatacacacacacacacacacacacacacacacacacacacacacatctatctatctatctatatatatatatacatacatatatatacacacacacacacacacacacacacatatatatacatacatacatacacacacatatatacacacacacacacatataaatatatatatgtatgtatgtataaagatagagataaataaataaatcaaaaaggtCTAAAACTGTGCAAAATATGTGGATGCAGTTATGCACGCATAGACTGTATACAGAGATTTAGTGTGCAATTATTTAGCTAgctattttactttttactgatTCAAAGCGGATCCATAGTTCAGTTAGACATTAACAGAgaatttagaaacatttttgcTTTGCACGTACAATCGCGCCATTTAAGCGTTTTACTTTGAAGGGTAATGTGACTGTGTGCTACGTCACCCTGGCTACCTTGACGTATGCCAATCGCTGAAAGGGCAGGTCTAGTATCTCGGATTCTAATTGGCGGAATGTGCTGCCTTTCGGCCAATCGCTGAGCATGACACTGGAAGGTCAAGCACATTGCCTGGATTGGACCAGCGGTGTGCTCAAGGTGAGAGGAGTCGAATTTTCCTACAATTTGTGAATTTATAGgcacattaaaaataaaacatttaagctGCATATACGGTTTAGTGTAAATCGTTATTAGCTTAAAAGCACACGATGCAACATCGCTAGCTTATTAGTGTATACTGCAACGTTAGGCAACACATCACTCTAAAGTGGACTCGAAGTCCAGTTTCCCTTCTCAAACCCGTCGGTGCACCAGACCAAACTAACAGCTAAGATAACGTTAGAGAAACTGTTGATGCTAATGGCATCTTTGGATGATCCCGTGGCTGTCGTACTTTGGCTGCTCGTATTACCAAGGGTGGACACCACTAGTTAGTTTGTAGAAACGGCGCAGACAGCTGGTGTATTCCTTTGATTTTGGATATATGTGTCTGATAGTCGTCTGTTGCCCGCAGGTGCTCTCTGTCCTGGGAGGAGAAGACGCCGTGGCACCATGGGTGTGTTATCCACGCTGATGCGGGGTCTGCTGAGAGGAGCGGACAGGATGGCGGAGTTCACCAGCAAGCGTGGATCAAGGACTCATAACAAAGGCAGGGGCGCGAGGCCCACTGGACAGAGGCTCTCCAGCAGGAAGTTTGTGGCAATCCGGGCCATGATTCCTGAGTTTGTGGTGCCTAACTTGGAGGGATTCAAACTCAAACCCTACGTCTCTTATAAGTCCCCCAGAGGAACCGAGCCTCCACTGACGGCACAGAGTCTGTTTGCCGAGGCTGTGGCCCCTCAGATCAAGAAAGACTTTGAAGAGGGCACTTTCAGCAAAGACCAGCTGGAGAAATATGGATTTGATCCCAGGCAGGAGGGGAAGCTCTTCAAGCTTTATCCCAAGAACTATGTGCGTTAAAGAAGCACTCAGTGTCACACATTCACCAAGAGAGGAACACACTGCTGATTCATTGGAGAGTGGGACTGTATTTTCGATTTAGGAAAACCAATGTCCGATCATCGGTGTTAATCATCgggtaaaataaaacataaggGGCCTTGAGCCACACTGCAGaattgttcattcattcatcattgtgAGGATTGCTTTGAATGAGCGATCATTCTTTGCATGTCAAAACTAGCAATTGAAGAGATCTGGGATTACTGGGCTAGcaacaaaaataatcacagaTCATGCACAGAGATGGCTGTCCTGAGGCTACATGGGATTTCCAGTTAATTACCACAGTTGGTCATTTTGCTCAAAATCCTTGGTGTCTAAGAAAATTACACTTGTATTACACAAGACATGCACAGTAAACCTAGAACTTGTCAACGGAACTTTATTGGTGGGAAAGTGTGATGAATGTAAGCAGCCATGAAATCTGTCCTTTACTACTGtgaagttacaaaaaaaaaaatctgcaggaTATTCATTACAAGGGAGCCTTAATACCTGCCTTCAACCAGCTAATCTGGGCTAAAATCACAGGTCACCGAGCATCAACACTGCCAGACTGTCATTAACACAGGCTTAATCCGGGAACACTGTCCCGAAAAGGGCAGAGGGGTGCTGATTGAGGAAATTTCCCTTTAAAGATCaataaagacagacacacacatatactgcaTGGGTACCCACAGTGTTAAAATTGGTGCTTTTCTTCAAGCAAGGTGTTAACAATGAACAATTTTCATTAAATCGATCacaaagtggtaaaaaaaaaattatgtggATATATCAAACATGCTGCTACCAGACAAACAGGATTATAAACAATGTTTAAATACAAGTTTATAAAATTCAGCATCATTATGAAAATAGTGTCCTATTGTAATTTATTATGTCTTTCTAAAATGTTTGGAACTTCATGGTGAGGACAGTGAATGGAATAACAGTACATCAAGCCTGTGGTATAGTTGCGCCGTACATTCTGCTTTACCTCGGTACATGTAATGACATTTCTCTAGTGTCACTGCAGCCAGTGCTCCAGCCTGATCAACACTGCTGTTGGGCCTGGTCTGGAGTCCAGTCCCAGCGCCACACGTGGAGCATGTGGTCATAGAATGAGCAGCTTGCCAGCAAACAGGACAGTGAAGGGGTATCCTCAGTAGAGCTGGGGGTGGGGGCAGGGCCAGCGGTCGGGATGGTGGAGGGTGCCGCAATGCCCTCTGGGATGTATCGTCCAGCATCGTCTTCCAGGGAAGTGTCAAAGCTGGCGGTGGGAGATTCATACTGAATCCTCAAGTGTCCTCCGCTCTGTGTGAGGATTTCCTTTGGTTCTGCTGGAGGGGAGCAGGGAGCCGGTTCCTCCAGGGACAGCCGGGACCAGTCTGCTCCGTATGCCAGGGAGTTGTGGAGAATATAGGAAGCTACGACAGGACACGGTCCTCCACTGCCCTCTGCACAATGACAGGAAAATGATGATGGTTTCAGACAAACTTGACAATAACTTTAATGGCAGAAACAAATTGCATTCTTCTGATGTGTCCTGTTCGTTACAGAATCCATTTCATTCAACCTTACTACTACCAAACACTACGGATCTATGTTTATTCTTGACCATTTTATCTCTTAAATGTTAGCAAATAGTGTCTTTTTTCATCCAACCAGCACCTCAAAACCTAAAGATACTCACtactgacagagaaaaaacagttgatcctcacatttgagaagctgaaaccagtaACGTTTCacagttttgcttgaaaaatcaCTGAAACAGGTTACAGATGGCCAAAACTAGTTGCAgcttcattttctgctgatcAATTTAATTCTTTAGCTCTTGTGTCATTACATTTAATGAATCAGGccaaacacaagaggaaggtgAAGCTAATGCTGGGTACCTACTATACGTCGACTTACTGAACCAgcgatttaaaaaaataaagttcatgtTAACAATCCTCACACTGACCAAGGGCCTGCTGGCAGTGGAGGATGTGGAAGTCATTGTGCAT comes from Pempheris klunzingeri isolate RE-2024b chromosome 7, fPemKlu1.hap1, whole genome shotgun sequence and encodes:
- the mrpl41 gene encoding large ribosomal subunit protein mL41 yields the protein MGVLSTLMRGLLRGADRMAEFTSKRGSRTHNKGRGARPTGQRLSSRKFVAIRAMIPEFVVPNLEGFKLKPYVSYKSPRGTEPPLTAQSLFAEAVAPQIKKDFEEGTFSKDQLEKYGFDPRQEGKLFKLYPKNYVR